In Paenibacillus algicola, a genomic segment contains:
- a CDS encoding GNAT family N-acetyltransferase, translating into MTKEPGRSIVVTNQPTREQLDAIFDILDQCFSAGRAFFQERLELDSTYHPDTTWFATVDGQVAANVQIFPLAIRVGKAVLHTGAIGSVAADPNYRGMGLTHRILDAQTQYMKEAQYDLSFLLASKHAFYEKAGWRLIPQTAYAIQPPPPREQTENYEIIPFEPRYLEEISSLYEQFNENRTYSVVRSESYWKDLIRWPEWKKGDCLLLKKEDRIAAYGIIEKKDSEQVFMNEFIYLDEAGDGVEHLFHALCQLRPNAKQILAMLPDDHKLHSYFHQHQAQPVPIHLTMWKMLRLYSTFHKLQAELEERLNRDDFMAGQEMLIALQCGEDTIFLDYRQQRLVISEEISSFPDVSIKMDERSLITYLLFGYEAKSREEGAPEPHAGQTHILQALFPKQNAVFYLTDKF; encoded by the coding sequence ATGACGAAAGAACCTGGCAGAAGCATTGTCGTAACGAACCAGCCTACCCGGGAACAGCTCGATGCTATTTTTGATATTTTGGACCAATGCTTTTCTGCAGGCCGTGCCTTTTTTCAGGAAAGATTGGAGCTTGACAGCACCTATCATCCGGACACCACATGGTTTGCAACGGTCGACGGCCAGGTCGCGGCTAATGTTCAGATCTTTCCGCTTGCGATCCGGGTCGGTAAGGCCGTCCTGCATACAGGCGCCATAGGCAGCGTCGCTGCAGATCCCAACTATCGCGGGATGGGACTCACCCACAGGATTCTGGATGCCCAGACCCAATACATGAAAGAAGCCCAGTACGATCTAAGCTTTCTTTTGGCCAGTAAGCATGCATTCTATGAGAAGGCGGGATGGAGACTTATACCACAAACGGCTTACGCTATTCAGCCGCCACCGCCCCGGGAGCAGACAGAGAACTACGAAATCATTCCCTTCGAGCCTCGTTATCTTGAGGAGATCTCTTCGTTGTATGAGCAATTTAATGAGAATCGCACCTATAGCGTGGTTCGCAGTGAGTCCTATTGGAAGGATCTGATACGCTGGCCGGAATGGAAGAAGGGGGACTGTCTGCTGCTCAAAAAAGAGGATCGCATTGCAGCCTACGGCATCATTGAAAAGAAGGATTCGGAGCAGGTATTTATGAATGAATTCATTTATCTCGATGAAGCAGGGGACGGTGTTGAACACTTGTTTCACGCTCTCTGCCAGCTTCGTCCAAATGCCAAGCAAATACTAGCGATGCTGCCGGACGACCATAAGCTGCATTCCTATTTCCACCAGCATCAGGCACAGCCTGTACCCATTCATTTGACCATGTGGAAAATGCTCCGCCTGTACTCGACGTTCCACAAGCTCCAGGCAGAATTAGAGGAGCGTCTAAACCGTGATGACTTCATGGCCGGTCAAGAGATGCTTATTGCGCTGCAGTGCGGAGAGGATACCATATTCCTGGACTACCGCCAGCAGCGGCTTGTCATTTCCGAGGAAATTTCTTCATTTCCCGATGTTTCCATCAAGATGGATGAACGGAGTCTGATCACTTATCTCCTCTTCGGTTATGAGGCAAAGAGCAGAGAGGAAGGCGCGCCTGAGCCTCACGCGGGGCAAACTCATATCCTGCAGGCGCTGTTCCCGAAACAGAACGCCGTGTTTTATTTGACGGACAAATTCTAA
- a CDS encoding ABC transporter substrate-binding protein, protein MRTTMLKLLCLMLVLTSVVACSSGSEEGKTQGSGAKGTDGKEPVKMVIHLNGIDEDIKMKKAMEEIQKLDKYSHVTFDFHGREADFLTSVPIAIASGAQVDIIVVANPMIQQQWADAGTIVPLDELSKSIGVDFKEEFGPYADNASNNGELFIVPHNITRWALYYNKSLFDQAGVPYPDAKVPMTWDQYREVAKKLTTGEGAAKKYGAFYLPWGTFWYGDAIMALGGGEQFYTAEGLSNIEDPVFTRSMERIYNMMHVDQSMPTHANTVTSKIDPPAFMNGQYGMNIQGGWVLPWAADKEKFPRDWKLGVAPLPVDSGEKTKTWGIVNGFGISPTSANPELALDIAIELSRLAAKYADSSESANRTVSQDELFAVFGEALAEDDITVEQLKSIFANEETEFVGEKVMGPNNVKYEKVINEEIEKYLVKEQDMQQTIQNIKTRGDKTIQEK, encoded by the coding sequence GTGAGAACTACGATGCTCAAGCTTCTTTGTCTGATGCTGGTGCTGACCTCAGTTGTAGCCTGCAGCAGCGGCTCGGAGGAGGGCAAGACCCAGGGAAGCGGTGCGAAGGGAACGGATGGGAAAGAACCTGTCAAGATGGTCATTCATCTGAACGGCATCGACGAGGATATCAAGATGAAGAAGGCGATGGAGGAAATCCAGAAGCTGGACAAGTACAGCCATGTGACGTTTGATTTCCACGGGAGAGAAGCGGATTTCCTGACCTCTGTGCCGATTGCGATCGCCTCGGGGGCCCAGGTGGATATTATCGTGGTGGCGAATCCGATGATTCAGCAGCAGTGGGCGGATGCCGGCACGATTGTACCGCTTGACGAGCTGTCCAAGTCGATCGGGGTGGATTTTAAAGAAGAGTTCGGCCCGTATGCAGACAACGCCAGCAACAATGGCGAGCTGTTCATAGTGCCGCATAACATTACAAGATGGGCGCTGTATTATAACAAATCGCTCTTTGATCAGGCGGGTGTACCTTATCCGGATGCAAAAGTGCCAATGACCTGGGATCAATACCGCGAGGTGGCCAAAAAGCTGACGACAGGGGAAGGGGCAGCCAAGAAATATGGCGCATTCTACCTGCCGTGGGGCACCTTCTGGTATGGCGATGCGATCATGGCACTGGGCGGCGGCGAGCAGTTCTATACCGCTGAAGGGCTGTCCAATATCGAGGACCCTGTGTTTACAAGATCCATGGAACGAATCTATAATATGATGCATGTCGATCAGAGTATGCCGACCCATGCCAATACCGTAACATCCAAGATCGATCCTCCGGCCTTTATGAATGGCCAGTACGGTATGAATATCCAGGGTGGCTGGGTGCTGCCATGGGCTGCAGATAAAGAGAAGTTCCCTCGCGATTGGAAGCTCGGCGTCGCTCCGCTTCCGGTAGACAGCGGCGAGAAGACCAAAACCTGGGGCATCGTAAACGGTTTCGGTATCTCGCCAACCTCGGCCAATCCGGAGCTTGCGCTGGACATTGCGATCGAGCTGAGCAGACTGGCCGCAAAGTATGCGGATTCCTCTGAATCCGCAAACCGTACGGTTTCCCAGGATGAGCTGTTCGCGGTATTCGGTGAAGCGCTCGCGGAGGATGATATTACGGTAGAGCAGCTGAAGAGCATTTTTGCGAACGAAGAGACTGAGTTTGTCGGGGAGAAGGTCATGGGTCCAAACAACGTGAAATACGAAAAGGTCATCAACGAGGAGATAGAGAAGTACCTCGTGAAGGAGCAGGACATGCAGCAAACGATTCAGAACATCAAGACCCGGGGTGACAAGACCATCCAGGAAAAGTAA
- a CDS encoding carbohydrate ABC transporter permease, which produces MVQRFTMVSGLIRTVLLAILGIVMVFPLAWMISASFKYESEVFQMPIVWIPETLNTSNYVAAVTEFPFAHWYMNTALVTVYIVFFVLFVSTLAGYAFAKLDFAGRNIIFFLFIATMMIPVEVRIIPQFMIFKSLGLINNVLSVALPWMFNAFSIFLMRQFFTSIPNDLIHAARIDGCNEYTTFLRIILPLAKSQITALFILAFTWGWNEYFSALIYINDPLKQVLSVGIASFKGQYSTNFAVQMAGATLALIPIIVVYLFAQKHFVEGVALSGVKG; this is translated from the coding sequence GTGGTTCAACGTTTCACCATGGTATCCGGACTGATTCGTACCGTACTGCTTGCTATATTGGGCATCGTGATGGTATTTCCGCTGGCCTGGATGATCTCCGCTTCCTTCAAGTATGAGAGCGAAGTCTTCCAGATGCCGATTGTGTGGATTCCGGAAACCTTAAATACAAGCAACTATGTCGCAGCGGTGACTGAATTCCCGTTCGCACACTGGTATATGAACACCGCGCTGGTTACGGTGTACATCGTCTTCTTCGTCCTGTTCGTGAGCACACTGGCAGGCTATGCTTTTGCGAAGCTGGATTTTGCCGGCCGGAATATCATTTTCTTTCTCTTCATCGCCACGATGATGATTCCGGTGGAGGTTCGGATTATCCCGCAGTTTATGATTTTTAAGTCTCTGGGGCTGATTAACAACGTACTGAGCGTAGCGCTGCCATGGATGTTCAATGCGTTTTCCATCTTCCTGATGCGTCAGTTCTTCACCTCGATTCCGAATGATCTCATCCATGCCGCTAGAATCGACGGCTGTAACGAGTACACCACCTTCCTGAGAATCATTCTGCCGCTTGCGAAGTCCCAGATTACGGCGCTGTTCATTCTGGCGTTTACGTGGGGCTGGAATGAGTACTTCAGCGCTTTGATCTACATTAATGATCCGCTGAAGCAGGTGCTCAGTGTCGGAATTGCAAGCTTCAAGGGACAGTACTCTACGAATTTTGCGGTCCAGATGGCAGGAGCAACGCTGGCGTTGATTCCGATCATCGTGGTGTATCTGTTTGCACAGAAGCATTTTGTAGAAGGGGTTGCGTTGTCCGGCGTCAAGGGATAG
- a CDS encoding carbohydrate ABC transporter permease produces METKVKVSLRDSLVGYSFVLPAVIGYVLFMAYPLFRSLYLSFMDWNMFKGASGSTFVGLENYGDVFQNEYFRIGFVNNILLVAMAVPVLLILSLVIAAFLNTKILGRGLLRAMYFVPYITTITAAALVFSALFHPEYGPVNGVLRSLGVEALPGWATSVKWALPTIALFWIWKNIGYCIVIYLAGLQGISSTYYEAASIDGASRLQQFLRITVPMISPTTFFLVITSIISSFQIFAEVMVMTQGGPGTASVTMVYHIYDTAFKQYEMGYASAVSWVFFVLVVIITMVQWIGQKAWVKYT; encoded by the coding sequence ATGGAGACCAAAGTGAAGGTGAGCCTGCGGGACAGCCTGGTTGGCTATTCCTTTGTACTGCCGGCTGTCATCGGATATGTGCTGTTCATGGCCTATCCGCTGTTCCGCTCCTTATATTTAAGCTTTATGGACTGGAACATGTTCAAAGGGGCGTCAGGCTCTACATTCGTCGGGCTGGAAAACTACGGAGATGTATTTCAGAACGAATACTTTCGCATCGGCTTTGTGAACAACATTCTGCTGGTCGCGATGGCGGTTCCCGTGCTGCTGATCCTGTCGCTTGTGATTGCCGCCTTCTTGAATACGAAAATCTTGGGGCGGGGCTTGCTGCGGGCGATGTATTTCGTGCCCTACATCACAACGATCACAGCGGCGGCGCTGGTGTTCTCGGCGCTGTTCCATCCGGAGTACGGTCCTGTCAATGGGGTTCTGCGTTCTCTGGGCGTGGAAGCACTGCCGGGCTGGGCTACGAGTGTAAAGTGGGCGCTGCCCACGATTGCCTTGTTCTGGATCTGGAAAAATATCGGGTACTGCATCGTCATCTATCTGGCAGGCCTGCAGGGAATATCAAGTACATATTATGAAGCCGCCTCAATAGATGGAGCGAGCCGGCTGCAGCAATTTTTGCGGATTACGGTTCCGATGATCTCGCCGACCACCTTCTTCCTGGTCATTACGTCGATCATTTCCTCCTTTCAAATCTTCGCAGAGGTTATGGTTATGACACAGGGCGGGCCCGGTACGGCCTCGGTGACGATGGTGTATCACATCTACGATACCGCCTTCAAGCAATATGAGATGGGCTATGCGTCTGCCGTTTCCTGGGTGTTCTTCGTGCTTGTGGTCATCATCACGATGGTGCAGTGGATCGGTCAGAAGGCGTGGGTCAAATACACTTAA
- a CDS encoding helix-turn-helix domain-containing protein, with amino-acid sequence MNHYIVSTLQTQVQQSNRAMLEQVRDTMDGQLAEMRNIAVQLSVRREFDPERLSSIYSIYEAKDKISLYAEANAFFSEVVYKARNQDLLISSKSTYLSVVFYNMFLSQYLTYDQYLVLLGSDVPAVNAANASQSLEHPRSDRYISYAVPVPAFGSTSKNKGTLLFLIKEKKVKQMFSSFLPYRKSNVYILDAQGQLVASLADAEGVPEGLLDVEAGSSEIRRLDDDQYYVSKVISASSGWTYVTVVSETELMKPIDQVQLKAGIALALILFVGSSIIYINMNVHYHPLRKLIDVVESKLQPAQGESPSGGLEKLRSAFDYMSDRSHTLESQVERGRPALRQQLLNQLLSGQIREWSAFQEQGTALGITLKADQYRVVCIQAHPGGEMSLIRERLPALWRSMVPESMELYSIDTIQPEQWIWIQSCPPESGGVESWNEWHQRLKEATDLMWTIGVGEAVDDLTLLPKSYISATTALQYRLILGKDRVILPHQLNQEHQKLPVYSAQQFQTLPMLLRDHDTDKVKQHMKQLLEHIHSSSSSLLSAKYIYFDLINTLVKAAAEAGAERGMSVAYPDVIALTSCTSYQQMDDIVWSTFEQIRPLLMKEAPVEQDRILLQEMIELLQQKYADPQFSIQSMSSHFSQSISSLSRYFKEQTGQTISEHLHAIRINKAQRLLIDTDLSIAEIVQKIGYSDPSSFIRKFKAEVQLTPGEYRKRLQQNEDKK; translated from the coding sequence TTGAATCATTATATTGTGTCAACGCTTCAAACTCAGGTGCAGCAGTCCAACCGGGCGATGCTTGAGCAGGTGAGGGATACGATGGATGGCCAATTGGCGGAGATGCGAAACATTGCCGTTCAGCTGTCCGTGCGGCGGGAATTTGATCCGGAGCGGCTGAGCAGTATTTATTCCATTTATGAGGCGAAGGACAAGATCAGCCTGTATGCGGAAGCCAATGCGTTCTTCTCGGAGGTCGTGTATAAAGCCAGAAATCAGGACCTTCTGATCTCTTCCAAAAGCACCTATCTGTCCGTCGTGTTCTATAACATGTTTCTGAGCCAGTATCTGACCTATGATCAATACCTGGTTCTGCTGGGGTCGGACGTACCGGCGGTCAATGCCGCGAATGCCAGCCAATCGCTGGAGCATCCGCGCTCGGACCGGTATATCAGCTATGCCGTTCCTGTTCCGGCCTTCGGTTCCACCAGCAAGAACAAGGGCACCCTGCTCTTTCTAATCAAGGAGAAGAAGGTCAAGCAGATGTTCTCCTCCTTCCTGCCTTACCGTAAGAGCAATGTGTACATTCTGGATGCACAGGGACAGCTGGTCGCTTCTCTAGCCGATGCCGAAGGTGTTCCGGAGGGCTTGCTGGATGTAGAGGCGGGAAGCAGTGAAATCCGCAGGCTGGATGACGACCAATATTATGTATCCAAAGTGATCTCGGCTTCCTCCGGCTGGACCTATGTGACCGTTGTGTCGGAGACGGAGCTGATGAAGCCGATTGACCAGGTGCAGCTGAAGGCCGGGATTGCACTGGCCCTTATCCTGTTTGTGGGGTCCAGCATTATTTATATCAATATGAACGTTCACTATCATCCGCTGCGCAAGCTGATTGATGTGGTAGAGAGCAAGCTCCAGCCTGCCCAGGGCGAGAGCCCCTCCGGCGGACTGGAGAAGCTGCGCTCGGCCTTCGATTATATGAGCGATCGCAGCCACACGCTGGAATCCCAGGTGGAGCGCGGACGCCCAGCCCTGCGGCAGCAGCTGCTGAATCAGCTGCTGTCGGGACAGATTCGGGAATGGTCCGCGTTTCAGGAGCAGGGGACTGCGCTTGGCATCACCTTGAAGGCCGATCAATACCGGGTAGTCTGTATCCAGGCTCATCCGGGAGGCGAGATGAGTCTGATCCGGGAACGTCTTCCGGCGTTGTGGAGGTCGATGGTGCCGGAATCCATGGAGCTATACTCCATAGATACGATTCAGCCGGAGCAGTGGATCTGGATTCAGTCCTGCCCGCCGGAATCCGGCGGGGTCGAGAGCTGGAACGAGTGGCATCAGAGGCTGAAGGAAGCGACGGATTTGATGTGGACGATCGGGGTCGGAGAGGCCGTGGACGATCTGACCCTGCTTCCGAAATCGTATATCAGCGCAACGACAGCGCTGCAGTACCGGCTTATTCTGGGAAAAGACCGTGTTATTCTGCCGCATCAGCTGAATCAGGAGCATCAGAAGCTGCCCGTATACTCTGCGCAGCAGTTCCAGACGCTGCCGATGCTGCTGCGTGACCATGATACCGACAAGGTGAAGCAGCATATGAAGCAGCTGCTGGAGCATATTCATAGCAGCAGCTCCTCACTGCTGTCCGCGAAGTACATTTATTTTGATTTGATTAATACCCTGGTGAAGGCTGCGGCCGAGGCTGGAGCGGAGCGGGGAATGTCGGTGGCATACCCTGATGTCATTGCCCTGACCTCCTGCACCTCTTATCAGCAAATGGACGATATCGTCTGGAGCACGTTCGAGCAGATTCGGCCGCTGCTGATGAAGGAAGCGCCAGTAGAGCAGGACCGTATTCTGCTTCAGGAGATGATCGAGCTGCTGCAGCAGAAATATGCCGATCCGCAGTTCAGCATCCAGAGCATGTCCAGTCACTTCTCCCAGTCGATTTCTTCGCTGTCGCGATATTTCAAGGAGCAGACCGGCCAGACGATCTCGGAGCATCTGCATGCCATTCGAATTAACAAGGCCCAACGGCTGCTCATCGACACCGATCTGTCGATTGCCGAAATCGTTCAAAAAATCGGTTACAGCGATCCTTCAAGCTTCATTCGCAAATTTAAGGCCGAGGTTCAGCTGACGCCGGGAGAGTACCGGAAGCGGCTGCAGCAGAATGAAGACAAGAAGTGA
- a CDS encoding N-acetylglucosamine kinase has translation MAFIVGIDGGGTKTAVTVTHQDQNVVVCTFTAGPINYNGGDATAIAASFRDMFHHIKQVCTHLEEIAHLCIGAAGVSHPDVARYLEQQVRENGYTGPLTITGDQETALYGAHNDMQGIILIAGTGSICFGVNDKGERHRTGGFGHLIDDGGSGYFIGRELLSILVQTEDGRKGASIIPALVYEQLGRSTVQEIIGFVYHSSTTKKEIARLAPLMTTACEQGDVLALQLAEQCAARLFELVVPVIERLRLHESPVAAAGSVLQQSRFVREALERRLAQSYPQTKLIMPLHDAAYGAVLLAQSQALSGKSM, from the coding sequence ATGGCATTTATTGTTGGCATTGACGGGGGCGGCACCAAGACTGCGGTCACGGTAACACATCAGGATCAGAATGTCGTGGTATGCACCTTTACGGCAGGTCCTATTAATTACAACGGCGGTGACGCAACAGCCATTGCCGCGTCGTTCCGGGACATGTTTCATCACATCAAGCAGGTCTGCACGCATTTAGAGGAGATTGCTCATCTGTGCATAGGAGCGGCGGGAGTGAGTCACCCGGATGTAGCCCGGTATCTGGAACAGCAGGTCAGAGAGAACGGATATACAGGTCCCTTAACGATTACCGGTGACCAGGAAACCGCATTGTACGGAGCCCACAATGATATGCAGGGTATTATTCTGATTGCCGGTACAGGCTCCATCTGCTTCGGGGTTAATGACAAGGGAGAACGGCACCGCACCGGAGGGTTTGGGCATCTGATTGATGACGGAGGAAGCGGCTACTTTATTGGGCGGGAGCTTCTGTCCATACTGGTTCAGACAGAGGACGGAAGGAAGGGAGCTTCAATCATTCCCGCGCTCGTGTACGAGCAGCTCGGGCGGAGCACGGTGCAGGAAATTATCGGCTTTGTCTATCATTCAAGCACCACGAAAAAAGAGATCGCCCGTCTCGCCCCGTTGATGACGACCGCCTGCGAGCAGGGAGATGTCCTGGCGCTGCAGCTGGCTGAGCAGTGTGCGGCCCGCTTGTTTGAGCTTGTGGTGCCTGTTATAGAGCGGCTGAGATTACATGAGAGCCCGGTTGCAGCTGCCGGAAGCGTATTGCAGCAATCCCGTTTCGTAAGAGAAGCATTGGAGCGGAGGCTTGCACAGAGCTATCCGCAGACCAAGCTGATCATGCCTCTTCATGATGCAGCCTATGGCGCGGTTCTGCTCGCACAATCACAAGCCCTCAGCGGGAAATCCATGTGA
- a CDS encoding exo-beta-N-acetylmuramidase NamZ family protein encodes MVLNGIDSIHKYRHWFEGKRIGLITAPTGLDKHFRSTITIFHENFNLTAMFSPEHGVRGDLDAGAIVETYRDPYTDVPVYSLYRKDSKRLTKDMLDEIDILVYDIQDVGVRYYTFIYTMLYALEDCAAAGVEMVVLDRVNPLNGIHVEGNILKPGFTSFVGNYELAVRYALTAGELAVMANDQMNWKASLRVVRLEGWERRMSFPDTGLIWVHPSLGMPRYETALLYSGTCLFEGTNCSEGRGTTFPFEMIGAPFIQAQQLADEMNAKRIPGVYFRPVHFKPTSSKHAGKLCGGVQIYITDRHEVKPIEVGVTLLLTIRDLYESFAFLPPVKEGSRPFIDLLGGSSVYRTEHIQAKQLLQQFAEESRQFAAMKQPYHLYD; translated from the coding sequence ATGGTGCTGAACGGGATCGATTCTATCCACAAGTATCGTCATTGGTTTGAGGGCAAGCGTATAGGGTTAATTACAGCGCCCACAGGGCTGGACAAGCATTTCCGGTCCACCATTACGATCTTCCATGAAAACTTTAATCTCACGGCCATGTTCTCACCTGAACACGGGGTTCGCGGCGATCTGGACGCCGGGGCGATTGTAGAGACGTATAGAGATCCTTACACGGACGTTCCGGTATACAGCCTATATCGGAAAGATTCCAAACGTTTAACGAAGGACATGCTGGATGAAATTGATATTCTGGTGTATGACATTCAGGATGTGGGTGTACGGTATTATACCTTCATTTATACGATGCTTTATGCGCTGGAGGACTGCGCTGCCGCGGGTGTAGAAATGGTCGTTCTTGATCGGGTAAACCCGCTGAACGGGATTCATGTTGAAGGGAATATATTGAAGCCGGGCTTTACATCCTTCGTCGGGAATTACGAGCTGGCTGTCCGGTACGCCTTGACAGCAGGTGAACTGGCCGTCATGGCCAACGATCAAATGAACTGGAAGGCTTCGCTTCGTGTTGTGCGTCTCGAAGGCTGGGAACGGCGCATGTCTTTTCCGGACACAGGCTTGATATGGGTACATCCTTCCCTGGGGATGCCGCGGTATGAAACGGCCCTGCTATATTCCGGAACATGCTTATTTGAAGGGACGAACTGCTCTGAAGGACGGGGCACCACGTTTCCCTTTGAAATGATCGGCGCTCCCTTCATTCAGGCACAGCAGCTGGCAGATGAGATGAATGCCAAGCGAATTCCAGGCGTTTATTTTCGGCCTGTGCACTTCAAGCCGACCTCCTCCAAGCATGCAGGGAAGCTGTGCGGCGGTGTCCAGATCTATATTACAGATCGGCATGAAGTCAAGCCGATTGAGGTTGGCGTCACCCTGTTATTGACGATAAGAGATTTGTATGAGTCCTTTGCCTTTCTCCCTCCCGTGAAAGAAGGCTCCCGCCCATTTATCGATTTGCTGGGTGGAAGCAGTGTATATCGGACGGAGCATATTCAAGCCAAGCAGCTGCTTCAGCAGTTTGCAGAGGAAAGCAGGCAATTTGCAGCAATGAAACAGCCATATCATTTATATGACTAG
- a CDS encoding glycoside hydrolase family 3 protein — protein MKTIEQMSLREKIGQMIVTGFPSTEMSLELKQVIEEYKVGNIILFSHNVEHKRQLGALVTELQQWFTTHTGIPGFITIDQEGGRVTRMPKDATNVAGAMAIASSGRPEHAYTAGRITARELKALGINFNLAPVMDVTNNPLNPVINVRSYGDSVETVTAYGTQMMKGLLDGGVMSSLKHFPGHGDTDVDSHIGLPVIHKTVEQLEQLELLPFKAAIEQGAQGIMSAHILFPQIEKSGVPGTMSYAIITELLKEKLGYTGLVVSDCLEMDAIKRYYGTAKGALGAVKAGIDLVFISHTAAVVKEAVHLIEDAVAAGDLEEAVIDAAVSKILAYKSRFAIIEEPDYEIVGCEAHRRANECMRLETICLVKGEISPIPQGEQNVLFMGSHAYRTDQASSSITEELSFPSYMGKHWDAAYEMFRIDPDEEEIKAMLQKAEGYGHIVIGLFNAREHKGQLSLVEKLLAAGARVTAITLGRPYDLALLEGEFCGIAAFEYTLDAFKSLVPILKGEVAPAARMTIQL, from the coding sequence ATGAAAACGATAGAACAGATGAGCTTGCGTGAGAAAATCGGACAAATGATCGTAACAGGCTTCCCTTCTACAGAGATGTCTCTGGAGCTGAAGCAGGTCATTGAGGAGTATAAAGTCGGTAATATTATTCTATTCTCACATAACGTCGAGCATAAGCGTCAATTAGGCGCACTGGTGACTGAGCTGCAGCAGTGGTTCACCACACATACAGGGATCCCGGGCTTTATTACAATTGATCAGGAAGGCGGCCGGGTAACTCGAATGCCCAAGGACGCCACGAATGTGGCCGGAGCTATGGCCATTGCCTCCTCAGGACGTCCTGAGCATGCGTATACAGCAGGCAGAATAACAGCCCGAGAATTAAAAGCGTTAGGCATCAATTTCAATCTTGCACCGGTGATGGATGTGACCAACAATCCGCTGAATCCGGTCATCAACGTCCGTTCTTACGGGGATTCTGTGGAGACCGTAACAGCGTACGGAACTCAGATGATGAAGGGGCTGCTGGATGGAGGCGTCATGTCCTCGCTGAAGCATTTTCCGGGTCACGGAGATACAGACGTTGATTCACATATTGGCCTGCCTGTCATTCATAAGACTGTTGAGCAATTGGAGCAGCTTGAGCTGCTGCCGTTTAAGGCTGCGATCGAGCAAGGAGCGCAGGGCATCATGAGTGCACATATTTTGTTTCCGCAAATCGAGAAGTCGGGTGTACCGGGAACGATGTCGTATGCGATCATTACCGAGCTGCTGAAAGAGAAGCTGGGATATACCGGGCTGGTGGTATCGGACTGCTTGGAAATGGATGCGATCAAGCGCTATTATGGGACCGCAAAGGGAGCACTAGGAGCCGTCAAAGCAGGTATAGATCTCGTGTTCATCAGCCATACGGCCGCAGTCGTTAAAGAAGCGGTGCATCTCATTGAAGACGCGGTAGCAGCGGGTGACTTGGAGGAGGCGGTTATTGATGCCGCAGTTTCCAAAATTTTAGCCTACAAATCCCGGTTTGCCATAATTGAGGAGCCGGATTATGAGATCGTGGGCTGCGAAGCCCATCGCCGGGCGAATGAGTGCATGCGCCTGGAAACGATCTGTCTTGTTAAAGGGGAAATCAGCCCTATTCCACAAGGAGAGCAGAACGTCTTGTTTATGGGCTCCCATGCTTATCGGACAGATCAGGCTTCCAGCAGCATAACGGAGGAGCTTTCTTTTCCTTCCTATATGGGCAAGCATTGGGATGCAGCGTATGAGATGTTCAGGATCGACCCCGATGAGGAGGAAATCAAGGCCATGCTGCAAAAGGCGGAAGGGTACGGGCATATTGTTATTGGCCTGTTCAATGCGCGTGAACATAAAGGCCAGCTATCACTTGTGGAGAAGCTATTGGCGGCAGGCGCCCGCGTCACGGCAATTACATTAGGCCGGCCTTATGATCTAGCTCTCCTGGAAGGCGAGTTCTGCGGCATTGCAGCCTTTGAGTATACCCTGGATGCCTTTAAATCGCTGGTTCCGATCCTGAAAGGTGAGGTGGCTCCAGCTGCCCGTATGACGATTCAGCTGTAG